A genome region from Nocardia sp. NBC_00565 includes the following:
- a CDS encoding glutathione S-transferase family protein, which produces MTKSVSETASYVEPGEFKRDTNYITTRITADGRDGYPVEPGRYRLVAARACPWANRTLIVRRLLGLEEVLSLGLCGPTHDKLSWTFDLDPGGVDPVLGIPRLRDAYLARFPDYPRGITVPAMVEVATGQVVTNDYAQMTLDFATEWTAFHRPGAPQLYPEALRAEIDEVNLAVFRDVNNGVYRCGFAGAQEAYEAAYDRLFARLDWLSERLATQRYLVGDTITEADVRLFTTLVRFDPVYHGHFKTNRDKLTEMPVLWAYTRDLYQTPGFGDTIDFGQIKTHYYVVHADINPTGIVPKGPELTNWLTPHGREALGGRPFGDGTPPPPPPLAERVPALRDPA; this is translated from the coding sequence GTGACCAAGTCGGTATCGGAAACTGCCTCCTACGTCGAGCCGGGCGAATTCAAACGGGATACGAACTACATCACCACCCGCATCACCGCCGACGGCCGCGACGGATATCCGGTCGAGCCGGGCCGCTACCGCCTGGTCGCGGCGCGGGCCTGTCCGTGGGCCAATCGGACGCTGATCGTGCGCAGGCTGCTCGGACTCGAAGAGGTGCTCTCGCTGGGTTTGTGCGGCCCGACGCACGACAAGCTCAGCTGGACCTTCGATCTCGATCCCGGCGGGGTGGATCCGGTGCTGGGTATTCCGCGACTGCGCGACGCGTATCTGGCGCGGTTCCCGGACTATCCACGCGGCATCACGGTGCCCGCAATGGTGGAAGTCGCCACCGGACAGGTGGTGACCAACGACTACGCGCAGATGACGCTCGACTTCGCCACCGAGTGGACCGCGTTCCATCGGCCCGGCGCGCCGCAGTTGTATCCGGAGGCGCTGCGGGCCGAGATCGACGAGGTGAATCTGGCGGTGTTCCGAGACGTCAACAACGGCGTCTACCGGTGTGGGTTCGCGGGCGCCCAGGAGGCATACGAGGCGGCCTACGACCGGCTGTTCGCCCGGTTGGACTGGCTGTCCGAACGCCTGGCCACCCAGCGATACCTGGTGGGCGACACCATCACCGAGGCCGATGTGCGACTGTTCACCACCCTGGTCCGATTCGATCCGGTCTATCACGGCCACTTCAAGACCAACCGCGACAAGCTGACCGAAATGCCGGTGCTGTGGGCCTACACGCGCGACCTCTACCAGACGCCCGGATTCGGTGACACCATCGATTTCGGACAGATCAAGACGCACTACTACGTCGTACACGCCGATATCAACCCGACCGGGATCGTGCCCAAGGGCCCCGAACTGACCAACTGGCTGACCCCGCACGGCCGAGAAGCGCTGGGTGGCAGGCCATTCGGCGACGGCACCCCGCCGCCACCCCCGCCGCTCGCGGAACGGGTGCCTGCCCTGCGCGACCCGGCGTGA
- a CDS encoding ABC transporter ATP-binding protein produces MSAGRPLAFAVRGLTKRYNLVTAVENVSFTVPSGTMAVLVGPAGAGKTTILRILLGLLEPTSGTAAVGGPGSGRRREPERGPASAVGGMLDPRGLHPARSARDHLLVYAAAAGVEDARVDEVIQAVGLGESARTRAGALSVGAQTRLALATALLGDPTLLILDEPMAGLDPAERAWLVDFLRRHTRRGGTVLLSSETLAPVIPMADNIIVVSEGSVVYQGTPARLRRGHPDRLVVVASTPIALATTLAAQGFTDAVIRPDGRLAVAEATEAQIRAAAAAARVRVDSITADQIHPDRVLASLVKPARPPQPAPYAGIAPHQPTPYGIPR; encoded by the coding sequence ATGAGCGCCGGCCGACCGCTCGCGTTCGCCGTCCGCGGCCTGACCAAGCGATACAACCTGGTCACCGCGGTCGAGAACGTGAGTTTCACCGTGCCGTCCGGGACCATGGCCGTCCTGGTGGGGCCGGCGGGCGCGGGCAAGACGACTATTCTGCGGATTCTGCTGGGGTTGCTCGAACCGACCTCCGGTACGGCCGCGGTCGGCGGGCCGGGGTCGGGACGGCGGCGTGAGCCGGAGCGCGGCCCCGCGTCGGCCGTCGGCGGCATGTTGGACCCGCGCGGACTGCATCCGGCGCGATCCGCGCGCGATCACCTGCTGGTGTACGCGGCGGCGGCGGGCGTCGAGGACGCGCGGGTCGATGAGGTGATCCAGGCGGTCGGCCTCGGTGAATCGGCGCGGACGCGGGCGGGCGCACTATCGGTCGGGGCGCAGACCCGGCTGGCGTTGGCGACCGCGCTGCTCGGCGATCCGACGCTGCTGATCCTCGACGAACCGATGGCCGGTCTCGACCCGGCCGAACGCGCGTGGCTGGTGGACTTCCTGCGCCGGCACACCCGACGCGGCGGCACCGTCCTGCTTTCCAGTGAGACCCTGGCGCCGGTGATTCCGATGGCGGACAACATCATCGTGGTGAGCGAAGGTTCAGTGGTCTATCAGGGCACCCCCGCCCGGCTGCGGCGTGGGCATCCCGATCGCCTGGTGGTCGTCGCGTCCACGCCGATCGCACTGGCGACCACGCTGGCCGCTCAGGGCTTCACCGATGCGGTGATCCGGCCCGACGGACGGCTCGCGGTGGCCGAGGCGACCGAGGCGCAGATCCGCGCGGCGGCGGCGGCCGCTCGAGTGCGCGTGGACAGCATCACCGCCGACCAGATCCACCCCGACCGGGTGCTGGCGTCACTGGTCAAACCGGCCCGCCCACCCCAGCCCGCGCCCTATGCCGGAATCGCACCGCACCAACCGACGCCCTACGGGATTCCACGATGA
- a CDS encoding ABC transporter permease produces MIAILPPDLVPAVNSEIRKVTTLRASRLLAAFIPAIALVASTVTALLAGPADPKSNPATGAATIGLYIGLAVAIVLAGAFGAAGAGAEYRYATMPLTALFTADRDRLTAAKFLVTAGSALATTFVVELIAFACLLGFGHGKFDFGLRLLAVFGGGLLAAVCWSLIGAGLGLLLRTPTAAIAAMLGWLVIIEPLIWVVAKAVGMAGFATVLPGSATVSTVAVGSFKDSDFLAPTPAAIVVLTLWTLGIGGSAWWLLRKRL; encoded by the coding sequence ATGATCGCCATCCTGCCCCCGGACCTCGTTCCGGCCGTCAACTCGGAGATCCGCAAGGTCACCACGCTGCGCGCCAGCCGGCTGCTGGCCGCGTTCATTCCCGCGATCGCGCTGGTCGCGAGCACGGTCACCGCGCTGCTCGCCGGACCGGCCGACCCCAAATCCAATCCCGCGACCGGCGCCGCGACAATCGGGCTCTATATCGGTCTCGCCGTCGCGATCGTGCTGGCCGGAGCCTTCGGCGCGGCTGGCGCCGGTGCCGAATATCGTTACGCGACAATGCCTTTGACGGCACTGTTCACCGCCGACCGAGATCGCCTCACCGCCGCGAAATTCCTGGTCACCGCCGGATCCGCACTGGCGACGACCTTCGTGGTGGAACTGATCGCCTTCGCCTGCCTGCTCGGCTTCGGCCACGGCAAATTCGACTTCGGTCTGCGCCTACTCGCCGTCTTCGGCGGCGGGCTGCTCGCCGCGGTCTGCTGGTCCCTGATCGGCGCCGGACTCGGCCTGTTGCTGCGTACCCCCACCGCCGCGATCGCCGCGATGCTCGGCTGGCTGGTGATCATCGAGCCGCTGATCTGGGTCGTCGCCAAGGCCGTCGGCATGGCCGGCTTCGCCACCGTCCTCCCCGGCTCGGCGACCGTCAGCACGGTCGCCGTCGGCTCCTTCAAGGACAGCGACTTCCTGGCCCCCACCCCCGCCGCCATCGTGGTCCTGACGCTCTGGACGCTCGGCATCGGCGGCAGCGCCTGGTGGCTGTTGCGCAAGCGCCTCTGA
- a CDS encoding ABC transporter ATP-binding protein, whose product MSDGVGWIRRLWAECRSHRGTVAGIAAALVAGALVEIAAPLLTKWAVDAAGIGDTAVIGVVAWLLALVAIGRFSAAFGRRMLAGRLSLDVQHALRVDLLGSLQRLDGAGQDALRTGQVVSRSITDLQLVQGLLAMVPLSGLALLEFVLAAAVMVWLSPPLAAVALLVVPAIGLLVYRMRPRLYAATWSAQQRAAEVAQHVEETVTGVRVVKGFGQEARMVRVLEQHGRALYAERMRAATINARFAPVVTTIPQAGLVAVIVVGGLLALHDVIGIGTFLAFSAYVTTMTVTTRTMSSVVIMAQLTRAAAERVYQVIDAAPEIADPPTPAELPDGPLGIDIDTLTFGFDPTQPILRNLDLTVHPGETVAIIGPAGSGKSTLSLLLPRFYTPDSGTIRLFGAESATTGRFADATARAIDAAASPPAHATLDKPAADSRNANAVDIADLSATDLRAAIGVVFDDPFLFSDTIAANIALGRPNATDAEIRYAAKLAAADEFIAELPDGFDTVVGERGLTLSGGQRQRIALARALLARPRILVLDDATSAVDAVTEAAIFDKLPDAGGRTTLILAHRESTLAHADRVIRLPAPAGYVSGEVPTAPAGLGVRTATGTSGPGGFSGAASGLSETPELRRTIEGLPPATEQPGLDDERLRQPDPGFRLTRLLRPVRWLVLTVITLLALDTLIGVAFPPIVRYAIDTGVSGHDSGALARAGVLGAVLVVLGLAVGAATTVLTARTGERVLYGLRVRSYAHLQRLGLDYYERELSGRIMTRMTTDVDALSTFLQTGVATTLIGVLTLVGIAVALLVIDAALAAVVLIALPPLLVATMLFRRVSSTAYTVSREHVSTVNADFQENVSGLRAVQANRHEPVAARRFAEYSDRYRASRMRAQRAIAMYFAFVIAWADLALAAVVYFGAREVADGATTAGTLIAFVLYLQLLFGPILQLSQVFDGYQQARVGLRRIGDLLRTPSSIAADAPDAVAITDGLAGEVVLDDIRFHYPGTEKPALDGVSLRIPAGSTLALVGPTGAGKSTIVKLLARLYDLPDTVGEVPGRTDGAIRVDGIDIRDYRLADYRARLGIVPQEAHLFTGDVANNIAFGKPSATEAEIASAAAAVGAADMIAALSHGMRHPIGERGRGLSAGQRQLIALARAELVRPDLLLLDEATATLDPETEASVLVASRSLTRGRTTVVVAHRLGTAARADRIAVVERGRIAEIGPHDMLLAAGGPYAQLWAAANEAGGIFSSEDGSSSLGSGLSGGQSVR is encoded by the coding sequence TTGAGTGATGGCGTGGGCTGGATACGCAGGCTGTGGGCCGAGTGTCGGTCGCACAGGGGGACGGTCGCGGGGATCGCGGCCGCGCTGGTGGCCGGGGCATTGGTGGAGATCGCCGCGCCGTTGTTGACGAAGTGGGCCGTCGATGCGGCGGGCATCGGCGACACCGCGGTGATCGGGGTCGTCGCCTGGCTGCTCGCGCTGGTGGCGATCGGCCGGTTCTCGGCGGCCTTCGGTCGGCGGATGCTGGCCGGACGGCTGTCCCTGGACGTGCAGCATGCGCTGCGGGTGGATCTGCTCGGTTCGCTGCAGCGGCTGGACGGGGCGGGGCAGGACGCGCTGCGGACGGGGCAGGTGGTGTCGCGCTCGATCACGGATCTGCAACTGGTGCAGGGGCTTTTGGCGATGGTCCCGCTGTCGGGGTTGGCGTTGCTGGAGTTTGTGCTCGCCGCGGCCGTCATGGTGTGGTTGTCGCCGCCGCTGGCCGCCGTCGCGCTGTTGGTGGTGCCCGCGATCGGATTGCTGGTCTACCGGATGCGGCCGCGACTGTACGCGGCGACCTGGTCGGCGCAGCAGCGGGCCGCCGAGGTCGCGCAGCATGTCGAGGAGACCGTCACCGGTGTCCGGGTGGTCAAGGGGTTCGGGCAGGAGGCTCGGATGGTGCGCGTGCTGGAACAGCACGGACGCGCGCTCTACGCCGAACGCATGCGCGCGGCCACGATCAATGCCCGCTTCGCGCCCGTGGTGACCACTATTCCGCAGGCCGGACTGGTCGCGGTGATCGTCGTCGGCGGACTGCTCGCATTGCACGATGTCATCGGCATCGGCACCTTCCTCGCCTTCTCCGCCTACGTCACCACCATGACCGTCACCACCCGCACCATGTCATCGGTGGTGATCATGGCCCAGCTGACCAGAGCCGCCGCCGAACGCGTCTACCAGGTCATCGACGCCGCCCCCGAAATCGCCGACCCACCAACCCCAGCTGAGCTCCCCGACGGCCCCCTGGGCATCGACATCGACACCCTCACTTTCGGATTCGACCCCACCCAGCCGATCCTGCGCAACCTCGATCTCACCGTGCACCCCGGCGAAACCGTAGCCATCATCGGCCCGGCAGGCTCCGGAAAGTCAACGCTGTCCTTACTTCTCCCCCGCTTCTACACCCCCGACTCCGGTACCATCCGCCTATTCGGAGCCGAATCCGCCACCACGGGGAGATTCGCGGATGCGACCGCACGGGCCATCGATGCCGCAGCCTCGCCGCCCGCTCACGCCACGCTCGACAAACCGGCGGCAGATTCTCGAAACGCCAACGCCGTGGATATCGCCGACCTCAGTGCGACCGATCTGCGCGCGGCGATCGGCGTGGTGTTCGACGACCCGTTCCTGTTCTCCGACACCATCGCCGCGAATATCGCCCTCGGCCGGCCGAACGCCACCGACGCCGAAATCCGCTATGCGGCAAAGCTTGCCGCGGCCGATGAGTTCATCGCCGAACTCCCCGACGGATTCGACACCGTGGTCGGCGAACGCGGGTTGACGCTCTCCGGTGGGCAGCGGCAGCGGATCGCGCTGGCCAGGGCGCTGTTGGCGCGGCCGCGGATTCTGGTGCTCGATGACGCGACCTCCGCGGTCGACGCGGTCACCGAGGCGGCCATCTTCGACAAGTTGCCGGATGCGGGCGGGCGCACCACGCTGATCCTGGCGCATCGGGAATCCACACTCGCCCATGCGGATCGGGTGATTCGACTGCCCGCACCGGCCGGCTACGTCTCTGGCGAAGTCCCGACCGCACCCGCCGGTCTCGGCGTCCGCACCGCGACCGGCACCAGCGGACCAGGCGGATTCTCCGGCGCCGCAAGTGGTCTCAGCGAAACTCCCGAATTGCGGCGCACCATCGAAGGCCTGCCACCGGCCACCGAACAACCCGGACTGGACGACGAGCGACTGCGGCAACCCGATCCCGGATTCCGGCTGACCCGGCTACTGCGCCCGGTGCGCTGGCTGGTGCTGACCGTCATCACCTTGCTCGCGCTGGACACCCTGATCGGCGTCGCGTTTCCGCCGATCGTGCGCTACGCCATCGATACCGGTGTGAGCGGCCATGATTCGGGCGCGCTGGCCCGAGCCGGTGTACTCGGCGCGGTCCTGGTCGTACTCGGTCTCGCGGTCGGCGCGGCGACCACCGTGCTCACCGCGCGCACCGGCGAACGCGTGCTCTACGGTCTGCGGGTGCGCAGCTACGCACACCTGCAACGACTGGGACTGGACTACTACGAACGCGAACTGTCCGGCCGCATCATGACCCGGATGACCACCGACGTGGACGCGCTGTCGACCTTCCTGCAGACCGGCGTCGCGACCACCCTGATCGGCGTGCTCACCCTGGTCGGCATCGCGGTGGCACTGCTGGTCATCGATGCCGCGCTGGCCGCGGTCGTGCTGATCGCACTGCCGCCGCTGCTGGTGGCGACGATGCTGTTCCGGCGCGTCTCGTCCACCGCCTACACCGTGTCGCGCGAGCACGTCTCGACCGTCAACGCCGATTTCCAAGAGAACGTCTCCGGTCTGCGCGCCGTCCAGGCAAACCGGCACGAGCCGGTCGCCGCCCGCCGCTTCGCCGAATACTCCGACCGCTACCGCGCCAGCCGGATGCGCGCCCAGCGCGCGATCGCGATGTACTTCGCCTTCGTCATCGCCTGGGCCGACCTGGCGCTGGCGGCGGTGGTGTACTTCGGGGCGCGCGAGGTCGCCGATGGTGCGACGACGGCGGGCACACTCATCGCCTTCGTGCTGTATCTGCAGTTGCTGTTCGGCCCGATCCTGCAGTTGTCCCAGGTCTTCGACGGATACCAGCAGGCGCGAGTCGGCCTGCGCCGCATCGGCGACCTGCTGCGCACCCCGTCCTCGATCGCCGCGGATGCTCCGGACGCGGTGGCGATCACCGATGGCCTGGCCGGCGAGGTCGTCCTCGACGACATCCGATTCCACTACCCAGGCACCGAAAAGCCCGCCCTCGACGGAGTGTCACTGCGCATCCCGGCCGGATCCACGCTTGCCCTGGTCGGTCCGACCGGCGCGGGCAAGTCGACCATCGTCAAGTTGTTGGCCCGGCTCTATGACTTACCCGACACAGTTGGCGAAGTACCGGGCCGGACCGACGGCGCGATCCGGGTCGACGGCATCGATATCCGCGACTACCGCCTCGCCGACTACCGGGCCCGACTCGGCATCGTCCCCCAAGAAGCTCACCTCTTCACCGGCGACGTCGCCAACAACATTGCATTCGGGAAACCATCAGCGACCGAGGCGGAGATCGCATCCGCCGCCGCGGCGGTCGGCGCGGCGGACATGATCGCCGCGCTATCGCACGGTATGCGCCACCCGATCGGCGAGCGCGGCCGCGGCCTCTCGGCGGGGCAACGCCAACTGATCGCACTGGCCAGAGCCGAGCTCGTGCGCCCCGATCTGCTGCTGCTCGACGAGGCCACCGCCACCCTCGACCCGGAAACCGAGGCATCGGTCCTGGTAGCAAGCCGATCACTGACCCGGGGCCGCACCACCGTCGTCGTCGCGCACCGCCTCGGCACCGCCGCGCGAGCCGATCGGATCGCCGTCGTGGAACGCGGACGAATCGCCGAAATCGGGCCACATGACATGCTGCTGGCGGCCGGCGGACCGTATGCCCAGCTCTGGGCGGCGGCCAACGAAGCGGGGGGAATATTCTCGAGCGAGGACGGGTCGTCATCTTTGGGATCGGGTTTGTCCGGTGGTCAGTCGGTCCGCTGA
- a CDS encoding multifunctional oxoglutarate decarboxylase/oxoglutarate dehydrogenase thiamine pyrophosphate-binding subunit/dihydrolipoyllysine-residue succinyltransferase subunit codes for MYQKFKQDPSSVDESWHEFLADYTPEVTGDSGNSQSAGAAPAQVATPAAAPAPVTATPAPAPAPAPAPAAAAPAPAAPAAKAAAPAKVTARAPQTTPAPTSNAAPTSGAPKPADTATDEAKILRGPAAAVVKNMSASLTIPTATSVRAIPAKLMIDNRLVINNHLARTRGGKISFTHLLGYAIVQAVKAFPNLNRHFAEIDGKPNSITPAHTNLGLAIDLAGKDGNRSLVVAAIKGCETMTFGQFHTAYEDIVRRARDGKLGIEDFTGVTISLTNPGTIGTVHSVPRLMPGQGAIVGAGAMEYPAEFQGMSDERINELGVGKLMTLTSTYDHRIIQGAESGDFLRTIHNLLISDEFYDEIFHGLGVPYEPVRWRKDVKERGVDKSTRVLEMIAAYRNRGHLMADTDPLRLVKDKFRSHPDLDVTQHGLTLWDLDRTFDVAGFHGQERMKLRDVLSVLRDAYCRHVGVEYTHILETEQLQWIQERVEQKHVKPTVAQQKYILNRLNAAEAFETFLQTKYVGQKRFSLEGAEAVIPMMDATIDQSAEHSLDEVVIGMPHRGRLNVLANIVGKPYSKIFTEFEGNMNPAATHGSGDVKYHLGARGTYLQMFGDNEIEVSLTANPSHLEAVDPVLEGLVRAKQDLLDKGDGPEGFSVMPLMLHGDAAFAGQGVVAETLNLSGLRGYRVGGTIHIVVNNQIGFTTAPDNSRSTEYSTDIAKFIGAPVFHVNGDDPEACDWVARLAVDFRQKFRKDVVIDMVCYRRRGHNEGDDPSMTQPEMYDVIDTKRSVRKAYTESLIGRGDISLKEAEDALRDYQGQLERVFNEVRELEKYVPEPSESVEDDQQVPTTILTAVDKTVLQRIGDAFLNVPEGFSVHPRVKPVLEKRREMAYEGKVDWAFAELLAFGTLIDEGVAVRLTGQDSRRGTFTQRHSVIIDRKTAEEYTPLHNIGSKNPGWFAVHDSALSEYAAVGFEYGYSLGNPDALVLWEAQFGDFVNGAQSIIDEFISSGEAKWGQLSEVVLLLPHGHEGQGPDHTSGRIERFLQLCAEGSMTVAVPSTPANYFHLLRRHSLDGIRRPLIVFTPKSMLRNKAVVSDLKDFTESKFHSVFDEPTYEQGIGDRAKVKRVLLTSGKLYYELVAAKAKDSREDIAIVRIEQLYPLPKFRLNEALAGYPNATDIAWVQEEPANQGAWPFFGLNLPELLPERFTKLRRISRRAMSAPSSGSSKVHAVEQAEIVAEAFEPTA; via the coding sequence ATGTATCAGAAGTTCAAACAGGATCCATCTTCCGTCGATGAGAGTTGGCACGAGTTCCTCGCCGATTACACGCCTGAGGTCACGGGTGATTCTGGTAACAGCCAGAGCGCCGGGGCCGCGCCCGCGCAGGTGGCCACTCCGGCTGCGGCTCCCGCGCCGGTGACCGCGACACCCGCACCCGCACCCGCACCGGCACCCGCACCCGCCGCCGCGGCTCCCGCACCGGCAGCGCCGGCGGCCAAGGCCGCCGCGCCCGCGAAGGTCACCGCGCGCGCACCGCAGACCACCCCGGCGCCGACCTCGAACGCCGCGCCGACCTCCGGCGCGCCGAAGCCCGCCGATACCGCGACGGACGAGGCGAAGATCCTGCGCGGCCCGGCCGCGGCCGTGGTCAAGAACATGTCCGCATCGCTGACCATCCCGACCGCGACCAGCGTGCGCGCCATTCCGGCGAAGCTGATGATCGACAACCGGCTGGTCATCAACAACCACCTGGCTCGCACCCGCGGCGGCAAGATCTCCTTCACCCACCTGCTCGGCTACGCGATCGTGCAGGCAGTCAAGGCCTTCCCGAACCTGAACCGGCACTTCGCCGAGATCGATGGCAAGCCGAACTCGATCACCCCGGCGCACACCAACCTCGGCCTCGCCATCGACCTGGCGGGCAAGGACGGCAACCGCTCGCTGGTCGTCGCCGCCATCAAGGGCTGCGAGACCATGACCTTCGGGCAGTTCCACACCGCCTACGAGGACATCGTGCGCCGCGCCCGCGACGGCAAGCTCGGTATCGAGGACTTCACCGGCGTCACCATCTCGCTCACCAACCCGGGCACCATCGGCACCGTGCACTCGGTGCCGCGGCTGATGCCGGGCCAGGGCGCGATTGTCGGCGCCGGCGCGATGGAGTACCCGGCCGAGTTCCAGGGCATGAGCGACGAGCGCATCAACGAGCTCGGCGTCGGCAAGCTGATGACCCTGACCTCGACCTACGACCATCGCATCATCCAGGGCGCGGAGTCCGGCGACTTCCTTCGCACCATCCACAACCTGCTGATCAGCGATGAGTTCTACGACGAGATCTTCCACGGCCTCGGCGTGCCCTACGAGCCGGTCCGCTGGCGCAAGGACGTCAAGGAACGCGGCGTCGACAAGAGCACCCGGGTGCTGGAGATGATCGCGGCCTACCGCAACCGCGGCCACCTGATGGCCGATACCGATCCGCTGCGGCTGGTCAAGGACAAGTTCCGCAGCCACCCGGACCTCGATGTCACCCAGCACGGCCTGACCCTGTGGGATCTGGACCGCACCTTCGACGTCGCGGGCTTCCACGGCCAGGAGCGGATGAAGCTGCGCGATGTGCTCTCGGTGCTGCGCGATGCCTACTGCCGCCACGTCGGTGTGGAGTACACCCACATCCTGGAAACCGAGCAGCTGCAGTGGATTCAGGAGCGGGTCGAGCAGAAGCACGTCAAACCGACTGTCGCGCAACAGAAGTACATCCTGAACCGACTCAATGCGGCGGAGGCGTTCGAAACCTTCCTGCAGACCAAATACGTTGGTCAGAAGCGCTTCTCGCTCGAGGGTGCCGAGGCCGTCATCCCGATGATGGACGCGACCATCGACCAGTCCGCCGAGCATTCGCTCGACGAGGTGGTCATCGGTATGCCGCACCGCGGTCGCCTCAATGTGCTCGCCAATATCGTCGGCAAGCCGTACTCGAAGATCTTCACCGAGTTCGAGGGCAATATGAACCCGGCCGCCACGCACGGCTCGGGTGACGTGAAGTACCACCTCGGCGCGCGCGGCACCTACCTGCAGATGTTCGGCGACAACGAGATCGAGGTCTCGCTGACCGCCAACCCCTCGCACCTGGAAGCGGTCGACCCGGTCCTCGAAGGCCTGGTCCGTGCCAAGCAGGACCTGCTCGACAAGGGCGACGGGCCGGAGGGCTTCTCCGTCATGCCGCTGATGCTGCACGGTGACGCCGCGTTCGCGGGTCAGGGTGTGGTCGCGGAGACGTTGAACCTGTCGGGTCTGCGCGGATACCGCGTCGGCGGCACCATCCACATCGTGGTGAACAACCAGATCGGCTTCACCACCGCACCGGACAACAGCCGCTCCACCGAATACTCCACCGATATCGCGAAGTTCATCGGTGCGCCGGTCTTCCACGTGAACGGTGACGATCCGGAGGCCTGCGACTGGGTGGCCCGTCTCGCGGTGGACTTCCGCCAGAAGTTCCGCAAGGACGTCGTGATCGACATGGTCTGCTACCGGCGTCGCGGCCACAACGAGGGCGACGACCCGTCGATGACCCAGCCGGAAATGTACGACGTCATCGACACCAAGCGCTCGGTGCGCAAGGCCTACACCGAGAGCCTGATCGGCCGTGGCGACATCTCGCTGAAAGAGGCCGAGGACGCCCTGCGCGACTACCAGGGCCAGCTGGAGCGGGTGTTCAACGAGGTCCGCGAGCTGGAGAAGTACGTTCCGGAGCCGAGCGAATCGGTCGAGGACGACCAGCAGGTGCCGACCACCATCCTGACCGCCGTCGATAAGACGGTGCTGCAGCGCATCGGCGACGCCTTCCTCAATGTGCCGGAGGGCTTCAGCGTGCACCCGCGCGTCAAGCCGGTGCTGGAGAAGCGGCGCGAAATGGCCTACGAGGGCAAGGTCGACTGGGCCTTCGCCGAACTGCTCGCCTTCGGCACACTGATCGACGAGGGTGTCGCGGTGCGCCTGACCGGCCAGGACTCGCGTCGTGGCACCTTCACCCAGCGCCACTCGGTGATCATCGACCGCAAGACGGCCGAGGAATACACCCCGCTGCACAACATCGGCAGCAAGAACCCGGGCTGGTTCGCGGTGCACGACTCGGCGCTGAGCGAATACGCCGCCGTCGGCTTCGAATACGGCTACTCGCTGGGCAATCCGGACGCACTCGTGCTGTGGGAGGCGCAGTTCGGTGACTTCGTCAACGGCGCGCAGTCCATCATCGACGAGTTCATCTCCTCCGGTGAAGCCAAGTGGGGTCAGCTCTCGGAGGTCGTGCTGCTGCTGCCGCACGGTCACGAGGGTCAGGGCCCGGACCACACCTCCGGTCGCATCGAGCGGTTCCTGCAGCTGTGCGCCGAGGGTTCGATGACGGTCGCCGTGCCGTCCACCCCGGCGAACTACTTCCACCTGCTGCGCCGCCACTCACTGGACGGCATCCGCCGCCCGCTGATCGTCTTCACCCCGAAGTCGATGTTGCGCAACAAGGCCGTGGTCTCGGACCTGAAGGACTTCACCGAGTCGAAGTTCCACTCGGTCTTCGACGAGCCCACCTACGAACAGGGCATCGGCGACCGCGCCAAGGTCAAGCGCGTCCTGCTCACCAGCGGCAAGCTCTACTACGAGCTGGTCGCGGCGAAGGCCAAGGACAGCCGCGAGGACATCGCCATCGTCCGGATCGAGCAGCTCTACCCGCTGCCCAAGTTCCGGTTGAACGAGGCCCTCGCCGGTTACCCGAACGCCACCGACATCGCCTGGGTCCAAGAGGAACCGGCCAACCAGGGCGCCTGGCCCTTCTTCGGCCTGAACCTGCCCGAGCTGCTCCCGGAGCGCTTCACCAAGCTCCGCCGCATCTCCCGCCGCGCCATGTCGGCCCCGTCCTCGGGTTCCTCCAAGGTCCACGCCGTGGAGCAAGCCGAGATCGTCGCCGAGGCCTTCGAGCCGACGGCGTAG
- a CDS encoding TetR/AcrR family transcriptional regulator, with the protein MSSHPTRRAEQRDRTRSRILDAARRLFAEVGYDRATIRAIAAAADTDPGLVMRYFGSKDDLFAQVAQFEQDELITGTPPEAAEQLLAALEQKLAEQPTDALTAIRSMLTHPDAAAEVRSAMVARQHQAAQHLAADDADLRAGLIGALTIGTVIGRHLLELDALHDAPPHHITALLRHAIHAIAHGTPEPKPRQPAAPSTDR; encoded by the coding sequence ATGAGTTCCCATCCCACCCGCCGCGCCGAACAGCGCGACCGCACCCGATCCCGGATCCTGGACGCGGCGCGGCGGCTGTTCGCGGAGGTCGGCTATGACCGGGCCACCATCCGCGCGATCGCGGCGGCGGCCGACACCGACCCGGGGCTGGTGATGCGCTACTTCGGATCCAAAGACGACCTGTTCGCCCAGGTCGCACAATTCGAACAGGACGAACTGATCACCGGGACGCCACCGGAGGCAGCCGAACAGCTACTGGCCGCGCTCGAGCAGAAACTCGCCGAGCAGCCCACCGACGCACTGACCGCGATCCGCTCCATGCTCACCCACCCCGACGCCGCCGCCGAAGTCCGTTCCGCCATGGTCGCCCGCCAACACCAGGCCGCCCAGCACCTGGCCGCCGACGACGCGGACCTCCGCGCCGGCCTCATCGGCGCCCTCACCATCGGCACCGTCATCGGCCGACACCTACTCGAACTGGACGCCCTGCACGACGCCCCGCCCCACCACATCACCGCCCTCCTCCGCCACGCCATCCACGCCATCGCGCACGGCACCCCAGAACCCAAGCCCCGCCAACCCGCCGCCCCATCCACGGACCGCTGA